The following is a genomic window from Polypterus senegalus isolate Bchr_013 chromosome 9, ASM1683550v1, whole genome shotgun sequence.
GAGAATTAAATTGGCACAGTTCATACACACTCAGTGGCCACATTATTAGGTCTGCCTGCTTATTAAACATGGTCAAGAAGTTTGGTAGTTGTACAACGAAACATTCAATTGtgcatattgtcacaaaacgagacaaagacagataaaggtttggggcagccacccatataatttggtatcctggctgcaaaatgtcgtttttttaaagcaactagcactgaagtgcgcacaatggagtccaaaaccagactgcgggagaagggaaaagggtaggcttttaaaggggaagacaggaagtgaggtcataaggatcgggcacgtgttcattattcattggatcaggcccggatgtgacatcaggggggccggagctggtaaggtctgtttccattggttcggtcccagaagtgatgtcaagagagccaggtggagcctcctgggtttggtctacagggaagtgagaaagagagtcagtgcactctgccacatcccggcatgcctcagaactgccttcactcgagccctttagctgcctcccatgcgcgcgcatgcgtgacaatattaAATGACATACGTATGTGAGGTGGGATGTGGTGTGATTGTTGGTGCAGGATGTGATGGCTCCAACATCTCAGAAACAGCTGCCCTTCTAGGATTTTCACACACTACAGTCTCTAGTGAGGTAAGATGAAAAACTTCCAGTGAATGGCAGTTGTGTAGTGAAAAGCTCCTTGTTAATGAGAGAAAACAGCAGAGGATTCCCAAATGTGTTCAAGgcaaaaatattcaataatagctttgcagcagcagcagtgtGCAGAGGAGCATATCTGAACACACTACATGTCAGAccttggagaagttggactacagcagaaaaaaaaaaacacacaccaagTTCCACTACTGCCAACAAAGCTACAGTGGGCATTTGGTCACCAAACTGGATGACGGAAGGTAAAAACAATCGTCACATAGTCCAATGAATCTTAATTTCTGATTCAAAAGACAGATTGCAGTGTTAGAATTTGGCATATACAGCATGTATTCATGCATttatcctgctttgtgcccacaGTATGTGCTGGTGGTAGTAATGTAATAGTGTATGACTGATGCTTGACACACAGAAGGCCTCTTGATATGAGATGATTGTCTTTTGAATACCACAGCATACCTAAGCACTCTTGATACATATGTGCATTATGGGCACACTGTACCCTTTTTCAAATGGACCATGTTGCCTGAACAAGATTGTGACATCAGTATGCCCCACTGACCTGCACAACCCCAGGTCTCAAATCAATCAAGTATATTTGCCGTGAAGTTTTCAGCATGACTGAGTGGTCACCAAATCTACAGTTGttgtgggtttgaatcctgcactCACTTGGTTTTAGTGTGAAGTTTATATGTTCTCAGTACCTACATGGGATTTTTTTCCAGGTCCTCTCCCATTTCTTGAAGTTGTGTTTGTTAAGTTAATTAGTGATTGAAATTCACATTATGCAAGTTGGAATGTGGGGATGTGGACTTACTTCCTGCCTagttttggttcctgccttgcatccagcaCTATTAGAATAAGCTCAAGCAACCCCCCCAATGATGGTGAATTGGATTACAATGGGTTGAGGgtgtcattttatttcagaaatgaaCTTGCAACAAGTGAAAGGCATGCTGAAAATCGGTTTTAGTTGAACATGTTGTCAATTTAAAGTATGAAGCACTATATGTGAGAGGCAGTATAGAAGATGTTTGGACCCTGCCTTACTTTGACTTGTTTTATGGTTTAAATTGTTTCAGGGCCGCAGGCCAGGCTACTTTTCATTCCTGGACCCCTTCTCTCCTGGAGTGTGGCTCTTCATGCTGCTGGCCTATCTGGCTGTTAGCTGTGTCCTATTTCTTGTTGCCAGGTACTGTGCCATTAGTAGGCTGCCTAGTGTTGTGGCTCTCCTGTAGGAGGGGTGTGGACAGACGCACTGTCCAAGTGTTTTTCCCCTTTGCCTTTTTCTGCGGGTCTTGAGTCTACTTTGCTCACCTTATCCTCTTCTTCCATTCTTTAGGTTGACCCCCTATGAATGGTATAACCCACACCCCTGTCTGAAGGGGCGCTGCAATCTGCTTATTAACCAGTACTCCCTGGGCAATAGTCTGTGGTTTCCAGTTGGAGGCTTCATGCAACAAGGCTCCACCATTGCTCCTCGTGCTCTATCCACACGATGTGTTAGTGGTGTCTGGTAAGGAGATTTTACTACAAATGAAGGTCTTATTATACACATTTAGGTCATAGTACAGTCATAAACACTGAGAAGGTGGGTGATTCATGGGTTTCAGAGGCTATAGTAGAGCCATCCAAAGGCACAGATTTCTAAGTAGGGATCATAGATCAAGTGGGGGATGCTTTCATAATGAGAATATGAGTAGGCTCACCTGCGAGATGGATATGCACGGTGGGACAGTCTTTTATATGCACCCTGTTAAAGGCACACAACAAAACTGCTTTTCCAGGTGGGCCTTCACCCTGATCATCATATCCTCCTACACAGCAAACCTTGCTGCCTTCCTGACCGTCCAAAGGATGGAGGTACCCATCGAGTCTGTAGATGACCTGGCAGATCAGACGTCTATCGAATACGGAACCATGCATGGGGGGTCTACTATGACCTTCTTCCAGGTAACAGCACCTATTCCCAGAATGCACTGCCACTGGGGATATTCTGTGTACTTAAGTCCGATTAATGTACTGTATCTTATCATGCAGGGCCATGAAAGTGAATAGCACAAAATTAAACTTTTCATGATAACTGAGGATTTGTTTTGTCCTAGGTATGTAAATATTATTTGCAGGACTTTTTCATTAGTCATAGTTTACAGAGGCTACTTACTGAAAAAGACCTAAATCCAATTGTGCTCCTCAAACTGTAGAAGAAGCAGTAGGTGAGCAGAATTAACAGCATCTGAAATCAGACTTACCTGTGACACTTCTCCTACAGAACTCCCGCTACCAGACCTACCAGAGGATGTGGAATTTCATGCACTCAAAGCAACCCAGCGTATTTGTCAAGAGTACAGAAGAGGGTATTGCACGTGTTCTCAACTCAAACTACGCTTACCTTCTAGAAAGTACCATGAATGAATATTACCGGCAGCGCAATTGCAACCTCACGCAGATTGGAGGCCTGCTGGACACCAAGGGCTATGGCATCGGCATGCCACTGGGTAGGAAAGCAAAAGTGATATTTTAATCTCACTGTCAAAAAGTCTGAATAAAAAACAACACCTATTAGTTTGCTTTCCAGAACCTCAAATACAAAAATGTTGACCCTCTTTATGTGCCCCAGGCTCAGTATATCGAGATGAGTTTGACCTAGCCATCCTCAAGCTGCAGGAAGAGAACCGCCTAGAGATCCTCAAGAGGAAGTGGTGGGAAGGTGGAAAGTGTCCTAAAGAAGAAGACCACCGAGCCAAAGGTACAGACCACGTGATGACCTACCGAAATTCAGCAATTACTCTGTGAAATGAACAAAATGTGGAAGCCTAGTTACAGTTTCTGTTTCAAACTAAAAGGGATCCTAGTCCATGTTAATTAAAAACAGTTATTTAACACCCAGGGCATGGCATATTTAATTAGAAAGTGTAGGTGCATGACTATAATTCAATGAAAAGAGACCTAATCTGTATTAGTAAGCATATTTAATAACTTGGGACTCAATTTAGATTAActgaacaattaaacaaaaagggGACTGCTATATAGTTTAGTGAGTGCCAATCCCAATAAGTGAGTGCTTCAAATAAAACAGACTCTGATTCAGATGAATAATCACATCAAAATGTCATATTCATGAGCATATTTAGCAGGGTATTTAACAATGAgtgctttaatttaaatgaacGTACATTTCATGTAAATAAGCCTGATCTAGATtggtaaacattaacaaaatggATCCCCAGTCCAGTCTGGTAAGTAAAGCGATTGACCATTGTTATGACATTGATTACTGAACTCTTTAAAACTAATGGGCCTTCTATCATATCACCACCCTACTTCACATTCCCATATGGCTGTTACACAAAACAGATCAAAAGCAGATTACGCAGCCTTTGGTATGTAATTAGATATGGTCGGGACTAGAGCTAGATCTTGTTATGCACAGCTGTGTATTGGAGGCTGCCTATGAGATATCCTTGTAAAGATGAGAATgagaaccctaaccctaaatatcatggaatgtacagtataatgttgGGAGCTAGACAGTAAGAAATGTCAGGAAGGCATGCAGTCTAATGCTTGGCCTTCTAGTTTATAGAGGATTGTGTGGCAGTCGTAAAGTATATTGTGGACACACCTGGAGACCCCAAAAGGAGGAGTCACAGGTGGGCAGCCATTGGACTTGTAcaagtcagtgtttcagggtttttgttttttttttgccgagTAAACTTAAAAACTCCGATGAGCTTGTAGACAGGAGCAGCATGAGAGAAAGGCTCATGGGATGGGAGGGAGAGATGCCAGAGGGGTTAGAGAGAACTTTTAATAGATCTTTGTGGAGTGGTGGTCTGACCATCTCATAGTTAGCAAAAGACACTGTGTTGTAATGAGGTAGTCCCAAAAAGGCATTACGATTTCAGATTTTGTGTTATGTGTTATTTTTACTCCTCTGTCAGCTTATTCAGttggtttattttttcttgttaaattatACCATTTTCATTTTACCCAGCCCTCTTTCAGATCATTCTGGGTTCATGGACAGCTTTTGAGCACCTCCTGCAGGCCACAATAGAAAATAACTTCCTTTAACATCTCCTGAAATGGGGGTGTGAACGTTGAATGACTCAGAAAGGTAAAATACTTGTGCTGGAAAACACAATTGCCGATTTGTAGGGTTCAGTAGGATTTCTGCTTTTCCGTCTCACTGCCTGTGGCATGACCTGCTTCGGGgagacatttttctgtttgctttgacaTGTGCAATTCCACAACCTGTAATTGTTTAGAGACAAAAACAATTTTGTACTTCACAAGTTACTCAACATGGGAAATTTATAACTGATGCCTTCTCCTGAAGAGCTTGCCttcgatttttttttaaacaccacTAGAGAACAATTACAGAAAGTGCAAACCTTTTATTGTGTACATtgattgttttagaaatgtcttcAGGTGCCACTGAGGGAAAAGACCTTCGTGTTCACGTTCAGCAGTAAGTGCAAACAAGTGCTCAGGAAAAACGTGACAAGCACACCCCTGTGGAAACGTGCAGTGAGCCTCAGAAATTTACTGCCTGGCATAAGGGTCCTTGCTCAGGGTTCAAACTGAATCAGATACACTGGGAGTCACTAGGCCTCTACTCACTGGTAGCCAGTGGCTGGACTGGGAAAACACATGCTGAATGAACCCCAGCCCATGTCCCCTCGCTCGCTATGCTCTGCTAATTCTGCCCTAAAAAGTTACTGTGTGCTGTCCACAGAGGGTTTCTGTAAGTTTGGGCTAAAGAAAAGAAGGCTTTTAATcatgttactttttaatttaaaaaatattctgcatttcaaatgcattattaaaagaaagaaatcagaaGATATTATTAGAATGATGGAGATTTTTTAAAGATGCAGACATTTGAGTGAACACTATAGGTGTATCCTTTCTGAAATGACCTACACTTAATGACAGCATGTGCTTAAATGCAAGTAAAAGTAAATGAATTTTAGGTGATGTTTGGAAACCCACTTCCTCAAGTCTGACTTTCTCACGCTCTCCTTGATGTGCCTCCACACCGTTTCACAATCTTCGTATGGCCTTATAAAACCTCTCTCTCTTGTCACCTTTCTTTTCTCGGTTAGGGGctcccacacacatttatttctataaataaCGTAATCTGTCAAAAGGCAACTAGAGAAGTTGAAGGTCCAGCCAGGAAAATCCTATTTAATCAAGATCCTTAAAcaagaaaaattgcaaaaaaatcacgtgcacaaagcacacagCTGGCAGCCATGACTGCACACTGAAGTCTTGCTGTGTTATGAGCCTATCCGTGTTACTAACTGGGTCATCAGACTCCTGGCTACTGGCAGACTGGTTGCCGAGTCAGGTCTGGGGGTTACTGTTTCTGCTCTGAgtcaataatactgtatatgaactgAGATTGAAGTGGACTTAAAAATGACCCTCCCAGTTTAAGACACTATCCCTACCACTGTTTCCTTTTAGTTTAGTCCCTATAAAGGCAGGAGTGTGGGTGCATTCCTGATGATACCTACACCTTATGCTCTCAAAACCTCCCATTGTTCTTAGTATGTCAAACCTCACACTCCCCTTTTTTGCCCCATGAACTCAAGGCTGTGTTCATGCTTCTTTCTATTAGCTACACCAGAACCATTCCCTGTTTCTTCATCTTGCAATTATACTAACTTTATCCTCCTGTTCTTCCAACCCACACAGTTTGTCCTTCACCATCTACTACCACACATTTCATAGAGCTTTCCACATATGGCAGCGAAACTTTGCTTTCCTGATATTTTGTTATCATCCTCTTCCTAGGTCTGGGGATGGAGAATATTGGAGGCATTTTTGTGGTGCTGGTGTGTGGGCTGCTGGTTGCTATCTTCATGGCAGTCTTGGAGTTCATATGGATGCTTCGGCGTTCTTCTGGAACAGAGGTGGGAGTTGCAGAAGAAATGAAGGTAGAATGAGCCAAGGTCATAGGATTTCAAGCCACCTTCATGTCTGTCTGAATTTGTATGTGTGTACCTGGTACAAGCCTGATACCCCTGTGACTTGGGattaaaataaagtcacagtccCTCTTGCATGTCATGAAGATGACTAAAAGAGATTGACATATCATGATAGTGATAGTGATGGAGGCAGTGATGAGACGTTTGTGAAAAGTTGCCAGAGGAGCTTTTCAATGCCAGTGACCTTAAATTAAGAATTGAAGGGGTAAAATTAAAAGCTGTTGTTAAAGCAAAAGGCCTCAAGGTAAATACAAGAAGGTTCAAGGTGACGATTGGAGATGAAGGGGCAGAAATCATGGAGGGGGTGGGTGCATGGCCATAGAAAATGTGTGGTACAGGTGTTAGATGAAACTCTGTCTAATGCACAGTAAGTCGGAACGGTTTACATAAAAGATACAGTAAAGTGGTGTGAAGGATGGCCTGCAGGCAGCAAGTGCAGTCTTTATTTGTAGTAGTGTGTGAAAGCGTTGCAGCAGGTCCATGTAGTACGTGTATCCTTATCTGCAGTGGATTCAGACAGTATTCAGAtcatttcactttctgcacaatttattgtgttgtagatttaatttataaTGGATATTTCTGACAATTCTACCCAtcgatctacactcaataacccataatggcaaagcAAAAACGCGTTCTCGGAAAAGGTTTTGCAAATTGATTAAAGATCAAAACTTGATATCTCTCTATcgtagaagtattcagaccctctacATTGTGTAACtgtacctgtgtatataaggtccatAATTCACACGTTGTCAGTACAAAAACAAagacatgaagtccaaggaagtcTCTGTAGACATCATGATCAAATTTTGGTGAGGCattaaaacaatttctaaagcCTCTAGTGTTCccatgagcacagtggcttcaacAATTGTGAAATGGAGGACGTTTGTAAACACCAGGACGCTTCCTAGAGTTGACCATTCAGTAACCATCTGAGTAACCAGGCAATAAGGGCCTTGGTCAGAGAGATGAGtcagaacccagtggtcactccaAAAGACCTCCCTTGAGATGGGacagccatctcagcagcactcaatCAATCAGGTGTCTAAATACCTACTGTACATTAATAAGAGTcaagtttttgatttgtaattaatttgcaagcctttctgaaaacatattttgactttgacttaaaGGTTATAGGCTGATGGGCAAAGATGGCAAATTTGTCCctttaaagttaaatctacaacacaataaagtgtgtagaaagtgaagggctctgaatactttctgaatccactgcatcagCACTAGAGTTGCTATTACGAAAGTAGCTAGGTGACATGTTTAGAGAAGACAGAGAAGCAAGCATGGCAATGAAAATGACAGGGCAAACAAAGTCCAGGAACATTTCGCCTCTATGGCATTGTAACAAAAAGATTATGAAAGCTGTGTGAGGAGTGGTATGAGAGTGAGAGGCAGCCGATGAAGGTGGAACATGAAGCAAAGCTGGAAAGAACAGAGATGATAATGAAAGTTTCATGGTTGGGGTGTCAGGGAATGAGTGAAAGATGAATGGTGAGCTAAAAGACTTGGTGTTAATGTGATATATGGAAGGACATACTAAACTGGTGTGGGTGTACAGAATAAAAGGCCTGACTGGGATGATGGAGGTGGAGGGCATGAGGCCAAGAGGGAAGCTGAAGTAGATGTGGTGTCAGATGCTACAAGATGAATGATTTTGTagtgatttttaatcctttaattGCCATTTTGCATacccccaacttactctccagagagtttttggggtcagagcacatgGTCAACTATTTGTACAgcaccctggagcaattgaaggttaagggctttgttcaagggcccaacagagcagaattCCTTCTGTAACTGCCGGTATTCGGACTGGCAACCTTCAAGTTACCAGCCCTGATCATTTAACCACTACTCCACCCCATGGGGATTTCTAAGATTGTTGAGAGTGGAGGATAAAGGTTTAGTTGGCAATTGACTAACCTGAGTACACACAGAAAATGGCTGTTAAACTGGTGATGGTAATGATGATTCACCAGATAAATGCCTGTTAGTGTGCCCAGTCTTCACTTTCCATGGCATATCCATCTCTTCTTCCTGTGTatccattacatttgttttaatgacagtgtgcagaagcctaaaaatgtgtgtgtaagtCTCGTCATAACTCATGAGCACTCAAGCCAGCCTGTGTGAATATGTGTGTACATGCCCAAGGCAGCCCTtggctcatcttcttcttctttttctatgGCAGCTATCTGTGTGTGAGGAGATGCTCAGGGAGCTGCGTGGCATTATCCTGTGCCGGGACAGTCTGCAGCTTCAGCGCCGGAGAGGTGGGGTCACTTTACGGCCCCGACCACTTCCCCTGGAAGAACGGAGGGCAAGGGCAGTGGCGGCCAGCCTCAGCAATGGAAAGCTGTGCGGGGGTAGTGCCCCAGAACCTCTAGCACACAGACTGGCACAGGAAGCAGCCCTCGTAGCAAGGGGCTGCACACACATCCGGGTGTGTCCTGAGTGCCGGCGCTTCCAAGGGCTTAGGGCCCGGCCTGCAGGAGCCAGCGGTGCCTCTCCAGTCCACAGTGAGGAGAGCCTAGAGTGGGAAAAGACAACAAACAGCAGTGAGCCAGAGTAAAAAGGGACACCAAACACTCGGAGCTGCTGAATCCTGCAGGCAGAGGGGAGAGTGGCACCACCAGAAAGGTGGGCAGGGAGAAGTGTGCCAAGACCTTCTGGATGCTGACCAACAACtcatttctaatatatatattatttttctccTGAAAGTGGGGTTGGCACGCTGGTCACATTCTGCCCCACACCCTCCCCCTTCCCTCACTGTCCAAGCACTAGGCTCAAGAAAGGGGCTATGCTGGAAGGACATGGCACTTTCTCAAGATGAAAGGCTGTCACTTTCTGCCTGGCAAAAACAGCCTCCATGTGTCAGTGCTGATAAGGAGTGCCATGGTTTGTGTTCGTTTTCATTCCTTCGGGGTCGATGCATTTAGAGCAGGTTCAAAAGCTtgaaactttaaagaaaaaaaaaaaagaacactttgaaatccTGGAATAAACAAAAAGTGCCAAAAATTCAGAGACATTCTCACAGCTCTCCAGCATTCAGCCTTGCAAAGAAATAaccaaacaagaagaaaaaaataaaaggaaaaacatttgtaGATGACAAAACAGCCTTCCAACTTGCAGGGTGCGCGCACTTTGCGCCCCACATCTGTCTTTGGGTCAGAGTTCACACTGCCTCCTGGGGAAACCCCTCGGTCAGGCTAAGGTAGACATCTTGCTGCTGCCTTTGTCTCTTGTGATTGGCCTCAAACTGTTGGCGCCGGAACAATTGCAGGTGCTGAAATTTCATCTAAGTGTCTCCCATTATATCTCTGTCCTGGGGTGCTGCGTGATTGAACCTTGAGCTAATGGAGATGGCAGTTAGACTAAAGTGAAGACGACAGGGGGTGGGAGAGATGTTGAGAAGAGGCTGGGGGGGCGCAGCCCGGGCAAAGGAAGGTGTCCTATATCTCCAGAGAAGTATCAATGGCAGGAACCTCTGTGGTTATCAGATGCACAACTGGACTCTTGGTCAGATTCTTCCATACTGCACTCTGGAGTTCGCACACCAGAGCACAATTAAACATTGAGAAAATGAGCCACCCATCAGCCCACCCTGTATTACCCAGATATCTCAGCCCATCCACTTTTTCTGATCTTGCTTTTTGAGTGCCTCAGCCAGTCCCATTAGTATctggcacaatgcaggaaccaactgTTGCAGT
Proteins encoded in this region:
- the grik4 gene encoding glutamate receptor ionotropic, kainate 4 isoform X5, translating into MLIAWAHLLFLAMWVRNIAGDRHSLRIAAILDDPMECSRGERLAITLAKEGINRATDRSRTAKLEVDIFELLRDSQYETGETMCQILSKGVVAVLGPSASPASNSIISNICGEKEVPYVKVAPEDILKVQFQRFTTLNMRPTNTDVSLAIAGLLQFFNSTTSCLICAKAECLLNLERLLRQFLISKDTLSVRMLDDSQDPTPILKEIRDDKSSTIIVDANTTMSHIILQRASELGMLSLHYTYIFTSLEFPLLRLDDLADERVNIVGFSVFNWTHPFFQDFVLSLNRSWQENCDHAPFAGPPIGQWHSEEGLAMDAKLQSLNASDTLFNTTLHITTILENPYVMLRPNHQELEGNDRYEGFCVDMLKELAEILKFNFKIRLVADGVYGVPEANGTWTGMVGELMSRKADLAVAALTITAEREKVIDFSKPFMTLGISIMYKVHLGRRPGYFSFLDPFSPGVWLFMLLAYLAVSCVLFLVARLTPYEWYNPHPCLKGRCNLLINQYSLGNSLWFPVGGFMQQGSTIAPRALSTRCVSGVWWAFTLIIISSYTANLAAFLTVQRMEVPIESVDDLADQTSIEYGTMHGGSTMTFFQNSRYQTYQRMWNFMHSKQPSVFVKSTEEGIARVLNSNYAYLLESTMNEYYRQRNCNLTQIGGLLDTKGYGIGMPLGSVYRDEFDLAILKLQEENRLEILKRKWWEGGKCPKEEDHRAKGLGMENIGGIFVVLVCGLLVAIFMAVLEFIWMLRRSSGTEVGVAEEMKLSVCEEMLRELRGIILCRDSLQLQRRRGGVTLRPRPLPLEERRARAVAASLSNGKLCGGSAPEPLAHRLAQEAALVARGCTHIRVCPECRRFQGLRARPAGASGASPVHSEESLEWEKTTNSSEPE